A stretch of the Schistocerca serialis cubense isolate TAMUIC-IGC-003099 chromosome 2, iqSchSeri2.2, whole genome shotgun sequence genome encodes the following:
- the LOC126457394 gene encoding uncharacterized protein LOC126457394 produces the protein MKAAVLLVVLSAIALSCAFPSPKDKEDRGGVDVDVHREKGVGTVVGVQGQGNVWKSGDGRTRVDADGSWQRVYRGPAAGKPKYSAGVRLSHRW, from the exons ATGAAGGCAGCAGTGCTCCTCGTCGTActgagtgccatagcgctcagctGCGCGTTCCCTTCACCCAAGGACAAG GAGGACCGTGGCGGAGTGGACGTGGACGTGCACAGGGAGAAGGGCGTGGGCACGGTGGTGGGCGTGCAGGGCCAGGGCAACGTGTGGAAGAGCGGCGACGGCAGGACCCGCGTGGACGCCGACGGCTCCTGGCAGAGGGTGTACCGCGGGCCGGCGGCCGGCAAGCCAAAGTACTCGGCGGGCGTCCGCCTCTCACACAGGTGGTAG